A genomic window from Oceanobacillus timonensis includes:
- a CDS encoding DUF896 domain-containing protein has product MLSKDKIDRINVLANKSKNEGLTEEEKKEQKELREEYLANVRGSFKNHLKGMTVVDPAGNDVTPKKLRDYQERNKKH; this is encoded by the coding sequence ATGTTGTCTAAAGATAAAATAGATAGAATAAATGTATTAGCGAATAAATCGAAAAATGAAGGATTAACAGAAGAAGAAAAAAAAGAACAGAAAGAACTTCGGGAAGAGTATCTGGCAAACGTACGGGGATCTTTCAAAAATCATTTAAAAGGGATGACGGTAGTTGACCCTGCAGGCAATGATGTGACGCCAAAAAAACTTCGTGATTATCAGGAACGTAACAAGAAACATTAG
- a CDS encoding YneB family resolvase-like protein: MRTIIYCRVSTDKKTQETSLQRQYEELTVLAEKLNFTVIDCIQEKASSYDIDRDGIFKLLDYFSRQEADCLCIQDETRLGRGNTKIALFHQLRKMQIPIYTVTHEGELELNEADSMVLDIVGIVEEHQRKLHNMKIKRGMRRAVTNGYNPQENLNHINQSPGRERAEIPIKEIVRLRQNKLTFQEITTVLEGLGYHASKATIHRRYQEYINSLNDD; encoded by the coding sequence TTGAGAACGATTATTTATTGCCGGGTAAGTACGGATAAAAAAACACAGGAAACATCGCTTCAAAGACAATATGAAGAATTAACAGTCCTTGCTGAAAAATTAAATTTCACTGTCATAGATTGCATACAGGAAAAAGCCAGCAGTTATGATATCGACAGAGATGGTATATTTAAGCTTCTTGATTATTTTTCCCGTCAAGAAGCTGATTGTCTTTGTATTCAGGATGAAACAAGACTGGGAAGAGGAAATACAAAAATTGCTTTATTTCATCAACTTCGAAAAATGCAGATACCAATTTATACAGTAACGCATGAAGGAGAACTTGAACTGAATGAGGCGGATTCGATGGTGTTGGATATTGTTGGTATAGTAGAAGAACATCAGCGCAAATTACATAATATGAAAATAAAACGGGGCATGCGCAGGGCTGTAACCAATGGATATAACCCTCAAGAAAATTTAAACCATATCAATCAATCCCCTGGGAGAGAGCGTGCCGAAATTCCGATTAAAGAGATTGTCCGGTTACGCCAAAATAAATTAACATTTCAAGAAATTACAACGGTTTTAGAAGGACTCGGCTATCATGCGTCGAAGGCAACGATTCATCGGCGTTACCAGGAATATATCAATTCCTTGAATGATGACTGA
- the lexA gene encoding transcriptional repressor LexA, producing MTKLSKRQQMIFNFIKEEVEQKGYPPSVREIAVAVGLASSSTVHGHLERLENKGFIRRDPTKPRAIEVIYGNENEAPRDKAIYVPVIGKVTAGIPITAIENIEEFVPVPSSSAGPDDNLFVLIIEGESMIEAGILDNDMVIVKQQSSADNGDIVVAMTEEDEATVKRFFKEKNRFRLQPENPTMEPLYYENVTILGKVIGLYRHIH from the coding sequence ATGACAAAACTTTCAAAAAGACAGCAAATGATTTTTAACTTTATTAAAGAAGAAGTAGAACAGAAAGGCTATCCGCCTTCTGTCCGGGAAATTGCAGTAGCTGTCGGTTTAGCTTCAAGCTCTACTGTTCATGGTCATTTAGAAAGATTAGAAAACAAAGGATTTATTCGTAGAGATCCAACCAAGCCCCGCGCAATTGAGGTTATATATGGTAATGAAAATGAAGCACCCAGAGATAAAGCCATTTATGTACCGGTAATTGGTAAAGTTACCGCAGGAATTCCTATTACTGCGATTGAAAATATTGAAGAATTTGTTCCCGTTCCCAGCTCTTCAGCCGGACCGGATGATAACCTGTTTGTACTAATTATTGAAGGAGAAAGTATGATTGAGGCAGGCATTCTGGATAATGATATGGTTATCGTTAAACAGCAAAGTTCTGCTGATAATGGCGATATTGTTGTGGCCATGACCGAGGAAGATGAAGCTACTGTGAAACGATTTTTTAAAGAAAAGAATCGATTCCGGCTGCAGCCTGAAAATCCGACAATGGAGCCTCTCTATTATGAAAATGTAACGATTCTTGGTAAAGTTATCGGCCTATATCGCCATATCCATTAA
- the spo0A gene encoding sporulation transcription factor Spo0A has translation MSKISVCFVDDNRELIQLMEDFFGQQNEIEVVGTALNGKDCITLIEEKTPDVLVLDIIMPHMDGIAVLSEIKKMNLTKKPHVIMLTAFGQEEVMKKAVDLGASYFILKPFDIQNLADQILQVRGLTAPRVTNITKTNTDDKRKQDLEANITNIIHEIGVPAHIKGYMYLREAITMVYNDIELLGSITKVLYPDIAKKFSTTASRVERAIRHAIEVAWSRGNVDSISALFGYTINISKAKPTNSEFIAMVADRLRLEHKVS, from the coding sequence GTGAGTAAAATATCAGTATGTTTTGTAGATGATAATCGTGAGTTAATCCAATTAATGGAGGACTTTTTTGGTCAACAGAATGAAATTGAAGTTGTTGGAACAGCATTAAACGGCAAGGATTGTATCACATTAATTGAGGAAAAGACACCAGATGTCTTGGTGTTAGATATTATTATGCCGCATATGGATGGTATAGCTGTATTAAGTGAAATTAAAAAAATGAACTTAACTAAAAAACCGCATGTTATTATGCTGACAGCATTTGGCCAGGAAGAGGTAATGAAGAAAGCTGTTGATTTAGGGGCTTCTTATTTTATTCTGAAACCATTTGACATACAGAACCTGGCTGATCAAATCCTTCAGGTACGGGGACTTACTGCTCCAAGAGTGACGAATATAACGAAAACCAATACAGATGATAAAAGGAAACAAGATTTGGAAGCAAATATAACAAATATTATTCATGAAATCGGCGTACCTGCGCATATTAAAGGATATATGTACTTAAGAGAAGCAATTACGATGGTTTATAACGATATCGAACTGTTAGGGTCCATTACGAAAGTACTCTACCCGGATATCGCCAAAAAGTTCAGTACAACTGCTTCTCGTGTTGAAAGAGCGATTCGTCATGCAATTGAGGTTGCTTGGAGCAGAGGAAATGTTGATTCTATTTCTGCTTTATTCGGCTACACCATTAATATTTCCAAAGCAAAACCGACGAACTCAGAATTCATTGCCATGGTGGCTGACAGATTACGTTTGGAACATAAGGTAAGTTAG
- the spoIVB gene encoding SpoIVB peptidase, whose product MQRPSKNKWIYLISPLLSLVFMLFFISPSVIHAETSMQGYKEVFQDHPILPFFNKGERTNKEDNDKQYQDLEDVRIVPGGQSIGVQLETKGVLVVGHHQVKVSEGAKSPGETAKINVGDTIVEINGQKINHMTDIKPIVDHSGKENKALQVKLKRGDKFMETNLQPVFDKKEKAYKIGLYIRDTAAGIGTMTFYDPESGKYGALGHVISDMDTKKPIDIKQGSIIHSSVTSIEKGDNGLPGEKQASFQTQEKRIGNITKNTDFGIFGKLEKGVNHEKYEESFPVALSHEVKEGPAKILTVVDGEKIEEFDVEIISSVPQKSASTKGMVIQITDPRLLEVTGGIVQGMSGSPIIQNDKIIGAVTHVFVNDPTSGYGVHIEWMLEDADIIQPDENESAA is encoded by the coding sequence ATGCAGAGACCAAGCAAGAACAAGTGGATATATCTCATTAGCCCGCTTTTATCACTTGTTTTTATGTTATTTTTTATTTCCCCTTCCGTTATCCACGCAGAAACTTCCATGCAAGGATATAAAGAAGTATTTCAAGACCATCCCATCCTTCCCTTTTTCAATAAAGGAGAACGTACAAATAAGGAGGATAATGATAAACAGTACCAAGACCTGGAAGATGTCAGAATCGTACCAGGGGGACAATCCATCGGCGTACAATTAGAGACAAAGGGTGTACTGGTGGTCGGACATCATCAAGTGAAAGTATCAGAAGGAGCAAAATCTCCAGGGGAAACCGCCAAAATAAATGTCGGTGATACGATTGTTGAAATAAATGGACAGAAGATAAACCATATGACAGATATCAAACCGATTGTTGATCATAGCGGTAAAGAAAACAAAGCGCTGCAAGTCAAATTGAAGCGTGGAGATAAGTTTATGGAAACCAACTTACAGCCTGTTTTTGATAAAAAAGAAAAAGCTTATAAAATTGGTTTATATATCAGGGATACGGCAGCAGGTATTGGCACAATGACTTTTTATGATCCGGAATCAGGGAAATACGGTGCTTTAGGGCATGTTATTTCCGATATGGATACAAAGAAACCGATTGATATTAAACAGGGATCGATTATTCATTCATCTGTTACATCCATTGAAAAAGGTGATAATGGATTGCCCGGGGAAAAACAAGCATCTTTTCAAACACAGGAAAAACGAATTGGTAATATAACGAAAAATACGGACTTTGGGATATTTGGAAAATTAGAGAAAGGGGTCAATCATGAGAAATATGAAGAATCCTTTCCCGTTGCATTGTCCCATGAAGTAAAAGAAGGTCCTGCAAAAATTTTAACAGTTGTAGACGGGGAAAAAATTGAAGAATTTGATGTTGAAATTATCAGCAGTGTTCCTCAAAAATCAGCATCTACAAAAGGAATGGTTATTCAAATCACAGACCCGCGCTTGTTAGAAGTAACAGGCGGAATTGTACAGGGAATGAGCGGGAGCCCAATTATTCAAAATGATAAAATTATTGGTGCTGTAACACATGTATTTGTAAATGATCCAACTTCCGGTTATGGTGTTCATATTGAATGGATGCTGGAAGATGCTGATATTATTCAGCCGGACGAGAATGAATCCGCAGCATAA